Proteins encoded within one genomic window of Trichomycterus rosablanca isolate fTriRos1 chromosome 7, fTriRos1.hap1, whole genome shotgun sequence:
- the hcfc1b gene encoding host cell factor 1b, whose protein sequence is MASSVTSAASGSVLQPRWKRVLGWSGPVPRPRHGHRAVAIKELMVVFGGGNEGIVDELHVYNTATNQWFIPAVRGDIPPGCAAYGFVCDGTRLLVFGGMVEYGKYSNDLYELQASRWEWKRLKPKAPKNGPPPCPRLGHSFSLVGNKCYLFGGLANDSEDPKNNIPRYLNDLYTLELRPGSNVVGWDVPITYGVLPPPRESHTAVVYTEKTSKKSRLVIYGGMSGCRLGDLWTLDIDTLTWQKPAISGTAPLPRSLHSATTISNKMFVFGGWVPLVMDDVKVATHEKEWKCTNTLACLNLDSMTWETILMDTLEDNIPRARAGHCSVAINSRLYVWSGRDGYRKAWNNQVCCKDLWYLETDRPVAPSRVQLVRANTNSLEVSWGTVPTADLYLLQLQKYDIPAATAASSPGVTPISSLPTNSPRSPVPAAAAPASQSMPITGLTLIPQLPSPTTSMPGSPLAAASPRGPAILKVAAPQATPGTSIVTVRQANQVGKSPVTVTSLPAGVRMVVPVQSAHGTPIGSSPQMSGMAALAAAAAATQKIPPSSAATMLNVPAGATMVKTLAVTSGSAALPGTLKVASPVTISNSATRMLKTAAAQASTISTPNTPTRPIITVHKSGTVTVAQQAQVVTTVVGGVTKTITLVKSPLTMGSGGTLLSSLGKVMTMVQTKPVQSSAVTGQAGSPLTQIIQTKGPLPAGTILKLVTSADGKPTTIITTTQSGATGTKPTILNISGVSPTSANKPGTTIIKTIPMSALQQGTAGAGATGLKSPITLITTKMMTSGTGTPGKIITAVPKLTTGAGQQGLTQVVLKGAPGQPGTILRTVPMSGVRLVSPGTVSGVKPTVTTLVVKGTTGVTTLGTVTGSNTTSLAGANVATPNATLATSINTLGTISTLSSQVLNPTAITVSPAQTNMTTVPTVAIQAAAQPTQVTLISTPSGVEAQQDLPVSILASPTSEQPSATGVESGEAPTEVTLVCSNPPCETHETGTTNTATTASARIGTERVCSNPPCETHVTGTTNTTTTASSGMGRVQQVCSNPPCETHETGTTNTSTQASSSMGGGTTNSVQRVCSNPPCETHETGTANTPTQASSSMGGGTTSTVQRVCSNPPCETHETGTTNTPTQASSSMGGGTTSTVQRVCSNPPCETHETGTTNTPTQASSSMGGGTTSTVQRVCSNPPCETHETGTTNTPTQASSSMGSDTTNTVQRVCSNPPCETHETGTTNTATQASSTMGAGQNGMVQRVCSNPPCETHETGTTNTATTATSSLESGEGAAQQSGTEDSGTSAEATSSTEPANPTLQSRAITTVTQATPTPGPSVPEISSMAVSVAVVEGSGEAEAMEQGDSEAVAVGDEPMQTEGVLGVGVVAVGEGAAGEAAAMLQVHVAMEAQPGLGEQAEMEQGGEGAEAVALAGQDSEALALPQELMAAEAQQTTLMVTGLTPEELAVTAAAEAAAQAAATEEAQALAIQAVLQAAQQAVLNEGDGGHVGQHTTTIPIVLTQQELAALVQQQQQLQEVQAAAVAAAQQLAADAAAAALPTEGLAPADSLNDPTMESNGHELAAAAVAGAVAQLLPSTSAETLAPSSTLAPSQPMVVASPAKMQAATALAEVANGIESAAGKPGIPAAVAKPPVKKENQWFDVGAVKVTNMVVTHYYVPPDDSEVTDDDSGNVPDYNQMKKVELSPGTAYKFRVAGINTCGRGTFSEVSAFKTCLPGFPGAPCAIKISKSPDGAHLTWEPPSVTSGKIIEYSVYLAIQSSQTTEAKASAPAQLAFLRVSCGPSPSCLVCPNILAKAHIDYTTKPAIIFRIAARNEKGYGPATQVRWLQETSKDGSAAKPAAKRPVPSPDVKGIGPKKARADQ, encoded by the exons ATGGCTTCATCTGTTACATCAGCGGCTTCAGGCTCGGTCCTCCAGCCCAGATGGAAGCGAGTGCTGGGCTGGTCGGGCCCGGTCCCTCGTCCTCGGCACGGACACCGAGCCGTGGCCATCAAGGAGCTGATGGTGGTGTTCGGGGGTGGAAACGAAGGAATAGTGGACGAGCTGCACGTCTACAATACAG CAACCAATCAGTGGTTTATCCCAGCCGTCCGGGGCGATATACCCCCCGGCTGTGCCGCGTACGGATTTGTGTGTGATGGCACTCGACTGCTCGTGTTTGGCGGAATGGTCGAATATGGGAAATACAGCAACGATCTCTATGAACTACAG GCCAGCAGATGGGAGTGGAAACGGCTGAAACCTAAAGCTCCGAAGAACGGCCCTCCTCCGTGTCCGCGCCTGGGCCACAGCTTCTCACTCGTGGGAAACAAATGCTACCTGTTTGGTGGACTCGCAAATGACAGCGAGGATCCCAAAAACAATATTCCAAG ATACCTGAATGATCTGTACACGCTCGAACTGCGTCCCGGCTCCAACGTGGTGGGCTGGGACGTCCCCATCACGTACGGCGTGCTGCCCCCTCCCCGCGAGAGCCACACCGCCGTGGTCTACACGGAGAAAACCTCCAAGAAGTCCCGCCTCGTCATCTACGGTGGCATGAGCGGCTGCCGCCTGGGAGACCTCTGGACACTAGATATAG ATACCCTGACTTGGCAGAAGCCGGCCATCAGTGGCACAGCGCCCCTTCCTCGCAGTCTTCACTCTGCCACCACGATTTCTAACAA GATGTTCGTATTTGGCGGTTGGGTGCCCTTGGTCATGGATGATGTGAAAGTGGCTACACATGAAAAAGAATGGAAGTGTACGAACACACTGGCATGCCTCAATCTCG aCTCGATGACATGGGAGACCATTTTGATGGACACCCTGGAAGACAATATCCCCAGAGCCAGGGCGGGGCACTGCTCTGTCGCCATCAACTCCCGGCTGTACGTGTGGAGCGGCAGGGACGGCTACCGCAAAGCCTGGAACAACCAAGTGTGCTGTAAAGACCTCTGGTATCTGGAGACGG ATCGTCCCGTGGCGCCGTCCCGCGTGCAGCTGGTCCGAGCCAACACCAACTCCCTGGAGGTGAGCTGGGGCACCGTGCCCACTGCCGACCTGTACCTGCTGCAGCTGCAGAAATACGACATCCCGGCAGCCACCGCCGCCTCGTCCCCCGGCGTCACTCCCATCTCCTCTCTGCCCACCAACTCGCCCAGGAGCCCGGTCCCGGCGGCCGCCGCGCCCGCCTCCCAGAGCATGCCCATCACAGGACTGACGCTTATACCCCAGCTGCCCTCGCCGACCACCTCCATGCCCGGCAGCCCGCTAGCTGCAGCCTCGCCACGTGGCCCGG CTATTCTGAAAGTAGCTGCACCTCAGGCCACACCTGGGACGTCCATCGTGACCGTGCGTCAGGCCAATCAGGTGGGGAAATCCCCAGTAACGGTGACGTCACTCCCGGCCGGAGTGCGCATGGTCGTCCCTGTACAGAGCGCCCATGGCACG CCGATCGGGAGCAGCCCTCAGATGAGCGGCATGGCCGCCCTGGCTGCCGCCGCGGCCGCCACGCAGAAGATCCCTCCCTCTTCCGCGGCGACCATGCTGAACGTCCCGGCAGGAGCCACCATGGTAAAAACGTTAGCTGTGACTTCAGGGTCCGCAGCTCTGCCGGGTACATTGAAAGTCGCCTCGCCGGTGACG ATTAGCAATTCGGCTACGCGCATGCTAAAGACGGCCGCCGCCCAGGCGTCGACCATCTCTACGCCCAACACGCCGACACGCCCCATCATCACTGTGCACAAGTCTGGAACGGTGACCGTGGCCCAGCAGGCCCAGGTGGTCACCACGGTGGTCGGAGGGGTCACCAAGACCATCACCCTCGTAAAGAGCCCGCTCACTATGGGCAGCGGTGGCACTCTG CTCTCTAGCCTGGGGAAGGTAATGACCATGGTCCAGAccaaaccagtacagagctctgcAGTGACTGGCCAAGCCGGCAGCCCCCTCACTCAGATCATACAG acGAAAGGTCCTCTGCCTGCAGGCACTATCCTCAAGCTGGTCACCTCCGCAGACGGTAAacccaccaccatcatcacgaCCACACAGTCAGGTGCCACTGGCACCAAACCCACTATACTGAACATCAGCGGAGTCTCGCCTACGTCTGCTAACAAGCCCGGCACTACCATCATTAAGACCATCCCCATGTCTGCTCTTCAGCAAGGAACTGCAG GTGCTGGTGCTACTGGTCTAAAGTCTCCCATCACTTTAATCACCACCAAGATGATGACGTCTGGAACAGGTACACCAGGGAAAATCATCACAGCAGTACCGAAACTGACCACAGGAGCTGGACAGCAAGGATTGACTCAG GTGGTCCTGAAGGGGGCGCCAGGGCAGCCCGGCACTATTCTGCGCACGGTTCCCATGAGTGGCGTCCGCCTGGTCTCTCCGGGTACCGTGTCTGGGGTGAAACCCACAGTCACCACACTAGTGGTTAAAGGCACCACAG GAGTAACTACTCTTGGCACCGTGACCGGCTCCAACACCACCAGCCTGGCAGGAGCCAATGTCGCCACTCCTAATGCCACTCTGGCTACTTCCATCAACACCCTGGGTACAATCTCTACGCTTTCTAGTCAGGTGCTTAATCCCACAGCTATCACAGTTTCTCCGGCCCAGACCAACATGACCACTGTACCCACCGTGGCCATTCAG GCAGCTGCACAGCCCACTCAGGTGACCCTGATTAGCACCCCTAGTGGTGTAGAGGCCCAGCAGGACCTCCCCGTCTCCATTCTGGCCTCCCCCACCTCCGAACAACCCTCCGCCACCGGAGTCGAATCCGGCGAGGCGCCAACCGAAGTGACTTTGGTCTGCTCCAACCCCCCATGCGAGACCCACGAAACCGGTACCACCAACACGGCCACCACGGCGTCCGCCAGGATCGGCACGGAGCGCGTGTGTTCTAACCCACCCTGCGAGACGCACGTGACCGGAACCACGAACACGACGACCACGGCCTCGTCCGGCATGGGCCGCGTGCAGCAGGTGTGCAGCAACCCGCCGTGCGAGACCCACGAGACGGGCACCACCAACACGTCCACGCAGGCGTCCTCGAGCATGGGCGGCGGCACCACCAATTCGGTACAGAGAGTCTGTTCCAACCCGCCGTGCGAGACCCACGAGACGGGCACCGCCAACACGCCCACGCAGGCGTCCTCGAGCATGGGCGGCGGCACCACCAGCACCGTCCAGCGAGTCTGTTCCAACCCTCCGTGCGAGACCCACGAGACCGGCACCACCAACACGCCCACGCAGGCGTCCTCGAGCATGGGCGGCGGCACCACCAGCACCGTCCAGCGAGTCTGTTCCAACCCTCCGTGCGAGACCCACGAGACCGGCACCACCAACACGCCCACGCAGGCGTCCTCGAGCATGGGCGGCGGCACCACCAGCACCGTCCAGCGAGTCTGTTCCAACCCTCCGTGCGAGACCCACGAGACGGGCACCACCAACACGCCCACGCAGGCGTCCTCGAGCATGGGTAGCGACACAACAAACACTGTACAGAGAGTCTGTTCCAACCCACCGTGCGAGACCCACGAGACCGGCACCACCAACACTGCTACACAGGCTTCGTCCACTATGGGAGCCGGACAGAACGGCATGGTGCAAAGAGTGTGTTCCAATCCGCCCTGCGAGACCCACGAAACGGGCACCACAAACACGGCCACCACCGCCACCAGCAGCCTAGAGTCAGGGGAGGGCGCAG CTCAACAGAGCGGCACCGAAGACAGCGGCACCAGCGCCGAGGCCACTTCGTCTACGGAACCTGCCAATCCAACGCTTCAGAGCAGAGCCATCACCACGGTAACACAGGCCACGCCTACCCCAGGACCCTCCGTCCCA GAGATCTCATCCATGGCCGTCTCCGTCGCCGTGGTCGAGGGCTCCGGCGAGGCCGAGGCGATGGAGCAGGGAGACTCGGAGGCGGTGGCGGTCGGCGACGAGCCCATGCAGACGGAAGGAGTGCTGGGTGTAGGAGTCGTCGCCGTCGGAGAGGGCGCCGCCGGCGAGGCGGCTGCCATGCTGCAGGTTCACGTTGCCATGGAGGCGCAGCCCGGACTGGGCGAGCAGGCTGAG ATGGAGCAGGGTGGAGAGGGCGCGGAAGCCGTGGCACTGGCAGGCCAGGACTCCGAGGCCTTGGCACTGCCTCAGGAGCTGATGGCAGCCGAAGCACAGCAGACCACACTAATGGTGACCGGTCTGACCCCGGAGGAGCTGGCCGTAACCGCCGCGGCAGAGGCTGCTGCTCAGGCCGCGGCCACAGAGGAGGCCCAGGCCCTCGCCATACAGGCTGTGCTCCAGGCAGCCCAACAGGCTGTACTCA ACGAAGGAGATGGGGGACACGTCGGCCAGCACACCACGACCATCCCTATCGTGTTGACGCAACAGGAGCTGGCCGCTCTcgtccagcagcagcagcagctccagGAGGTCCAAGCGGCCGCCGTGGCCGCCGCACAACAGCTGGCGGCCGATGCCGCGGCGGCCGCCCTGCCCACCGAGGGCCTGGCCCCTGCTGACAGTCTGAACGACCCCACGATGGAGAGCAACGGTCACGAACTGGCCGCCGCCGCGGTGGCCGGAGCCGTGGCTCAACTCCTGCCCAGCACTTCTGCTGAAA CTTTGGCTCCGTCGAGTACGCTCGCCCCGTCCCAGCCCATGGTGGTGGCCAGTCCCGCCAAGATGCAGGCAGCCACAGCGCTCGCTGAGGTGGCCAATGGCATCGAGTCTGCAGCCGGG AAACCTGGAATTCCTGCTGCAGTGGCCAAACCACCGGTGAAGAAAGAGAATCAGTGGTTTGATGTCGGAGCGGTAAAAGTGACCAACATGGTGGTCACACATTATTACGTTCCGCCTGATGATTCAGAGGTTACAGAT GACGATTCCGGTAACGTCCCGGACTACAATCAGATGAAGAAAGTGGAGCTCTCTCCCGGCACGGCGTACAAGTTCCGCGTGGCCGGGATCAACACGTGCGGCCGCGGGACGTTTTCCGAAGTGTCCGCGTTCAAGACCTGTCTACCCGGCTTCCCCGGTGCGCCGTGTGCCATTAAAATCAGCAAG AGCCCCGACGGCGCTCACCTCACCTGGGAACCACCGTCTGTCACGTCGGGGAAGATCATCGAGTACTCCGTCTACCTGGCCATACAGAGTTCTCAGACGACGGAGGCCAAAGCGTCTGCGCCGGCTCAGCTGGCTTTCCTGCGCGTGAGCTGCGGGCCCAGCCCGTCCTGCCTGGTCTGCCCCAATATCTTGGCCAAAGCTCACATCGACTACACCACCAAACCCGCCATCATCTTCCGCATCGCCGCCCGCAACGAGAAGGGCTACGGCCCCGCCACGCAAGTCAGGTGGCTGCAAG AAACCAGTAAAGACGGATCTGCCGCGAAACCTGCGGCGAAGAGACCAGTCCCGTCTCCTGATGT GAAAGGTATCGGTCCAAAAAAGGCCAGAGCCGACCAGTGA